The following are encoded together in the Platichthys flesus chromosome 9, fPlaFle2.1, whole genome shotgun sequence genome:
- the zgc:77486 gene encoding AN1-type zinc finger protein 5 yields MAQETNQTQVPMLCTMGCGFYGNPRTNGMCSVCYKEHLQRQQGGGRSSPPGEKAATSPAGSPGSAGVTVESTTPEPSTEVAGTPPEEPTSSPSSPSPVTQQMTAMSISQDSGAVDPDRADGEEGEEEGTSNSTEPLGEGAQASSDGDQTPDKNKKKNRCFSCRKKVGLTGFDCRCGNLFCAIHRYSDKHDCPYDYRSAAAARIRKENPIVVAEKIQKL; encoded by the exons ATGGCCCAGGAGACCAATCAGACGCAGGTGCCAATGCTTTGCACTATGGGATGCGGTTTCTATGGTAACCCCCGCACCAACGGCATGTGCTCGGTCTGCTACAAGGAACACCTGCAGAGACAACAGGGCGGGGGGCGATCCAGCCCCCCGGGAGAGAAAG CTGCTACATCACCTGCAGGATCACCAGGATCAGCTGGTGTGACTGTGGAAAGCACAACCCCAGAGCCCAGTACAGAGGTAGCAGGGACCCCACCCGAGGAACCAACAAGCAG CCCTAGCTCTCCCAGCCCAGTAACACAGCAGATGACCGCAATGAGCATCTCCCAGGATTCGGGAGCTGTAGATCCTGATCGAGCAGATGgcgaggagggagaagaggagggcaCTTCCAACAGCACAG AGCCACTGGGGGAAGGGGCACAGGCTTCATCTGATGGGGACCAAACCCCggataaaaacaagaaaaagaacCGCTGCTTTTCATGCCGAAAGAAAGTAGGCCTCACTG GTTTTGACTGTCGCTGCGGCAACCTGTTCTGTGCCATTCACCGTTATTCCGACAAACACGACTGTCCCTATGATTACCGGAGTGCAGCGGCTGCCCGCATACGCAAGGAGAACCCGATCGTAGTGGCTGAGAAAATTCAGAAGTTATGA
- the abhd17ab gene encoding alpha/beta hydrolase domain-containing protein 17A, with protein sequence MNGLSFSELCCLFCCPPCPSRIAAKLAFLPPEPTYKFLPDPEAGPASTGPTGASNPRTRSGASVAGSGGSGDVEGRWKLHLLERAEYQYTQRELDMTEVFLTRSSRGNRVGCMYIRCVPDARFTVLFSHGNAVDLGQMSSFYIGLGTRINCNIFSYDYSGYGVSTGKPSEKNLYADIDAAWHALRTRYGISPENIILYGQSIGTVPTVDLASRYECAAVVLHSPLTSGMRVAFPDTKKTYCFDAFPNIEKVSKIPSPVLIIHGTEDEVIDFSHGLALFERCPKAVEPLWVEGAGHNDIELYSQYLERLRRFIGQELAIQHV encoded by the exons ATGAATGGCCTTTCTTTCAGCGAGCTCTGCTGCCTGTTCTGCTGCCCGCCATGTCCCAGCCGCATCGCGGCCAAGCTCGCCTTCTTACCTCCCGAGCCCACCTACAAGTTCCTCCCCGACCCAGAGGCAGGCCCTGCCTCAACAGGGCCAACGGGGGCATCGAACCCACGGACACGAAGTGGCGCATCCGTTGCTGGAAGCGGAGGGTCCGGTGATGTGGAAGGTAGATGGAAGCTTCACCTGTTGGAGAGAGCAGAGTATCAGTACACGCAGAGGGAGCTGGACATGACAGAGGTGTTCCTCACTCGATCCAGCCGGGGGAACAGAGTCGGTTGCATGTACATTCGCTGTGTCCCTGATGCCAG GTTTACAGTGCTTTTCTCTCATGGTAATGCAGTGGACCTCGGCCAGATGAGCAGCTTCTACATCGGCCTTGGCACTCGCATAAACTGCAACATCTTTTCCTACGACTACTCCGGCTATGGAGTCAGCACTGGCAAACCCTCTGAGAAGAACCTCTATGCAGACATAGACGCTGCCTGGCATGCCCTGCGCACACG GTATGGTATAAGCCCAGAGAATATAATCCTGTATGGACAAAGCATCGGTACAGTTCCTACTGTAGACCTGGCGTCGCGGTATGAGTGTGCTGCCGTTGTTCTTCACTCCCCTCTAACGTCTGGCATGAGAGTGGCCTTTCCTGACACAAAGAAAACCTACTGCTTCGACGCTTTCCCCAA CATTGAGAAAGTGTCCAAAATCCCGTCTCCAGTGCTCATCATCCACGGGACCGAGGACGAGGTGATTGACTTCTCCCACGGCCTGGCTCTGTTCGAGCGCTGCCCCAAGGCCGTGGAGCCTCTCTGGGTCGAGGGGGCGGGACACAATGACATTGAATTATACAGCCAGTATCTGGAGCGCCTGCGCCGCTTCATAGGACAGGAGTTGGCGATACAACATGTCTGA
- the rgl1 gene encoding ral guanine nucleotide dissociation stimulator-like 1 isoform X2, protein MRETLTMKFAWKTKMSSVQDWGEEVEEGAIYNVTLKRVQIQQAANKGARWLGAEGDRLPPGHTVSQLETCKIRSIRAGTLERLVETLLTAFGDNDLTYTSIFLSTYRAFTSTQTVLRLLLDRYGCTEENEQETDRCRGSESRGAIRNALASILRAWLDQCPEDFQEPPEYPSLHRLMDYLRMTLPGSEALRRAQGLLEQLQSEAGMDDSDAGFHGNSSFCLGEEEEVEIEVQEDFLSFDADLVAEQLTYMDALLFKKVVPHHCLGSIWSQRDKKHNKHSAPSVRATITQFNAVAACVVSTVLKHKQIRPHVRARVIQRWIDIAQECRIRKNFSSLRAIVSALQSNPLYRLKRVWACVHKDSMQTFEELSDIFSDHNNYLTSRELLMREGTSKFASLESCAKEHQKRTHKRLLLQREMGAMQGTIPYLGTFLTDLTMLDTALPDLVEGGLINFEKRRREFELIAQIKLLQSACNSYCLFAEPSFLRWFKNRPQLSEEESYSLSCEIEGLGDSSPTSPKPRKSMVKRLSLLFLGPDNNSAHSPVREMPRSPPTGSSGESMDSVSVSSSDSSSPSDSEGLTPTTHTSDSQQNKLSESSSCNSLHSMDTSSSTASVSMTPASPSLPGPACTHRRSLSLTPLSPSSPSQTPTYNTQAQDACIIRVSLEHGNGNLYKSILLTNQDKTRAVISRAMAKHNLEVEPGEGYELVQVISEERELVIPDNANVFYAMNTSANFDFLLRVRGTAGRPVQLRSRCSSTLPRTQHRSSLSLRLSKVTL, encoded by the exons ATGAGAGAAACGCTCACCATGAAGTTCGCCTGGAAAactaaaatg AGCTCGGTGCAGGACTGGGGGGAGGAAGTTGAGGAAGGAGCCATCTACAATGTGACACTGAAGAGGGTTCAGATTCAGCAGGCGGCCAACAAGGGAGCAAGATGGCTGGGG GCGGAGGGGGATCGTCTGCCTCCCGGCCACACGGTGAGCCAGCTGGAAACCTGCAAGATCCGCAGCATCCGCGCGGGAACGCTGGAGCGACTGGTGGAGACGCTGCTGACGGCATTTGGAGACAACGACCTCACCTACACCTCCATCTTCCTGTCCACGTACAGAGCCTTCACCAGCACACAGACTGTGCTGCGCCTCCTGCTAGACAG ATATGGATGCACTGAGGAAAATGAacaagagacagacagatgtcgAGGATCTGAAAGCAGAGGAGCCATCAGGAA TGCCTTGGCCTCCATCCTGCGTGCCTGGCTGGACCAGTGTCCTGAAGACTTCCAGGAGCCTCCCGAGTACCCCTCTCTGCACAGGCTGATGGACTACCTGCGCATGACCCTGCCCGGGTCCGAGGCCCTGAGACGGGCACAGGGTctgctggagcagctgcagagtgagGCTGGCATGGACGACTCTGATG CTGGCTTCCATGGCAACAGCTCTTTCTGCctgggggaagaggaggaagtggagatcgAGGTCCAGGAGGACTTCCTGTCGTTTGATGCGGACCTGGTGGCCGAGCAGCTGACCTACATGGACGCA ctgctgtttAAAAAGGTTGTGCCCCACCACTGCCTGGGCTCCATCTGGTCTCAGAGGGATAAGAAGCACAACAAGCACAGTGCCCCCAGCGTCCGGGCCACCATCACCCAGTTCAACGCCGTGGCGGCCTGCGTGGTCAGCACCgtgctcaaacacaaacagatccGGCCGCACGTCAGAGCGCGGGTCATCCAGCGCTGGATCGACATCGCTCAG GAATGTCGAATACGCAAAAACTTCTCATCCCTACGAGCCATTGTGTCGGCACTGCAGTCCAATCCTCTGTACAGGCTGAAAAGAGTATGGGCCTGTGTGCACAA AGACAGCATGCAGACGTTTGAGGAGCTGTCGGACATTTTCTCCGACCACAACAACTACCTGACGAGCAGAGAGCTACTCATGAGG GAAGGCACTTCAAAGTTTGCCAGTCTGGAGAGCTGCGCCAAGGAGCACCAGAAACGCACCCACAAGAGActcctgctgcagagggagaTG GGAGCAATGCAAGGAACGATACCATACTTGGGGACGTTTCTTACCGACCTGACCATGTTGGACACGGCCCTGCCGGACCTAGTGGAG GGTGGTCTGATCAACTTCGAGAAGAGACGCAGG GAGTTTGAGCTGATCGCTCAGATCAAGCTGCTTCAGTCGGCCTGTAACAGCTACTGTCTGTTTGCGGAGCCCAGCTTCCTGCGCTGGTTTAAAAACCGCCCCCAGctcagcgaggaggagag ctaCTCTCTGTCCTGTGAGATCGAGGGCCTTGGCGACAGCAGTCCGACTTCACCCAAACCTCGAAAAAGCATGGTGAAGAGACTCAGCCT gcTGTTTCTTGGGCCAGACAATAACTCGGCCCATTCCCCGGTCAGAGAGATGCCGCGATCGCCTCCTACTGGCAGCTCAGGGGAGAGCATGGACTCCGTCAGTGTGTCCTCCAGTGACTCCAGCAGCCCCTCAGACAGTGAAGGTCTCACGCCCACGACTCACACCTCGGACTCCCAGCAAAACAAG CTTTCAGAATCCTCCTCTTGTAATTCACTCCACTCCATGGACACCAGCTCGTCGACAGCCAGTGTCTCCATGACCCCggcctctccctccctgccgGGGCCCGCCTGCACCCACCGGCGCTCCCTCTCGCTCACGCCCCTGTCCCCCAGTTCCCCGAGCCAAACCCCAACGTATAACACCCAGGCCCAGGACGCCTGCATCATACGAGTCAGTCTGGAGCACGGCAACGGGAATCTCTACAAAAGCATCCTG TTGACCAATCAAGACAAGACCCGAGCCGTCATTTCCAGAGCGATGGCGAAGCACAACCTGGAGGTGGAGCCGGGGGAAGGATACGAGCTGGTACAAGTCATCTCTGAGGAGAGAG AGCTGGTGATCCCAGACAACGCCAACGTCTTTTACGCCATGAACACCTCAGCTAACTTCGACTTCCTGCTGCGGGTGCGGGGCACAGCGGGTCGGCCAGTCCAGCTGCGAAGCCGGTGCAGCTCCACGCTCCCGCGGACCCAGCACCGCTCCAGCCTCTCGCTTCGACTCAGCAAAGTCACGCTGTGA
- the rgl1 gene encoding ral guanine nucleotide dissociation stimulator-like 1 isoform X1: MISHYPLATLMPWPASPHNHCPDLDCTLLLEGEGGVALQRYQPRYPESSPRHWSSVQDWGEEVEEGAIYNVTLKRVQIQQAANKGARWLGAEGDRLPPGHTVSQLETCKIRSIRAGTLERLVETLLTAFGDNDLTYTSIFLSTYRAFTSTQTVLRLLLDRYGCTEENEQETDRCRGSESRGAIRNALASILRAWLDQCPEDFQEPPEYPSLHRLMDYLRMTLPGSEALRRAQGLLEQLQSEAGMDDSDAGFHGNSSFCLGEEEEVEIEVQEDFLSFDADLVAEQLTYMDALLFKKVVPHHCLGSIWSQRDKKHNKHSAPSVRATITQFNAVAACVVSTVLKHKQIRPHVRARVIQRWIDIAQECRIRKNFSSLRAIVSALQSNPLYRLKRVWACVHKDSMQTFEELSDIFSDHNNYLTSRELLMREGTSKFASLESCAKEHQKRTHKRLLLQREMGAMQGTIPYLGTFLTDLTMLDTALPDLVEGGLINFEKRRREFELIAQIKLLQSACNSYCLFAEPSFLRWFKNRPQLSEEESYSLSCEIEGLGDSSPTSPKPRKSMVKRLSLLFLGPDNNSAHSPVREMPRSPPTGSSGESMDSVSVSSSDSSSPSDSEGLTPTTHTSDSQQNKLSESSSCNSLHSMDTSSSTASVSMTPASPSLPGPACTHRRSLSLTPLSPSSPSQTPTYNTQAQDACIIRVSLEHGNGNLYKSILLTNQDKTRAVISRAMAKHNLEVEPGEGYELVQVISEERELVIPDNANVFYAMNTSANFDFLLRVRGTAGRPVQLRSRCSSTLPRTQHRSSLSLRLSKVTL; the protein is encoded by the exons AGCTCGGTGCAGGACTGGGGGGAGGAAGTTGAGGAAGGAGCCATCTACAATGTGACACTGAAGAGGGTTCAGATTCAGCAGGCGGCCAACAAGGGAGCAAGATGGCTGGGG GCGGAGGGGGATCGTCTGCCTCCCGGCCACACGGTGAGCCAGCTGGAAACCTGCAAGATCCGCAGCATCCGCGCGGGAACGCTGGAGCGACTGGTGGAGACGCTGCTGACGGCATTTGGAGACAACGACCTCACCTACACCTCCATCTTCCTGTCCACGTACAGAGCCTTCACCAGCACACAGACTGTGCTGCGCCTCCTGCTAGACAG ATATGGATGCACTGAGGAAAATGAacaagagacagacagatgtcgAGGATCTGAAAGCAGAGGAGCCATCAGGAA TGCCTTGGCCTCCATCCTGCGTGCCTGGCTGGACCAGTGTCCTGAAGACTTCCAGGAGCCTCCCGAGTACCCCTCTCTGCACAGGCTGATGGACTACCTGCGCATGACCCTGCCCGGGTCCGAGGCCCTGAGACGGGCACAGGGTctgctggagcagctgcagagtgagGCTGGCATGGACGACTCTGATG CTGGCTTCCATGGCAACAGCTCTTTCTGCctgggggaagaggaggaagtggagatcgAGGTCCAGGAGGACTTCCTGTCGTTTGATGCGGACCTGGTGGCCGAGCAGCTGACCTACATGGACGCA ctgctgtttAAAAAGGTTGTGCCCCACCACTGCCTGGGCTCCATCTGGTCTCAGAGGGATAAGAAGCACAACAAGCACAGTGCCCCCAGCGTCCGGGCCACCATCACCCAGTTCAACGCCGTGGCGGCCTGCGTGGTCAGCACCgtgctcaaacacaaacagatccGGCCGCACGTCAGAGCGCGGGTCATCCAGCGCTGGATCGACATCGCTCAG GAATGTCGAATACGCAAAAACTTCTCATCCCTACGAGCCATTGTGTCGGCACTGCAGTCCAATCCTCTGTACAGGCTGAAAAGAGTATGGGCCTGTGTGCACAA AGACAGCATGCAGACGTTTGAGGAGCTGTCGGACATTTTCTCCGACCACAACAACTACCTGACGAGCAGAGAGCTACTCATGAGG GAAGGCACTTCAAAGTTTGCCAGTCTGGAGAGCTGCGCCAAGGAGCACCAGAAACGCACCCACAAGAGActcctgctgcagagggagaTG GGAGCAATGCAAGGAACGATACCATACTTGGGGACGTTTCTTACCGACCTGACCATGTTGGACACGGCCCTGCCGGACCTAGTGGAG GGTGGTCTGATCAACTTCGAGAAGAGACGCAGG GAGTTTGAGCTGATCGCTCAGATCAAGCTGCTTCAGTCGGCCTGTAACAGCTACTGTCTGTTTGCGGAGCCCAGCTTCCTGCGCTGGTTTAAAAACCGCCCCCAGctcagcgaggaggagag ctaCTCTCTGTCCTGTGAGATCGAGGGCCTTGGCGACAGCAGTCCGACTTCACCCAAACCTCGAAAAAGCATGGTGAAGAGACTCAGCCT gcTGTTTCTTGGGCCAGACAATAACTCGGCCCATTCCCCGGTCAGAGAGATGCCGCGATCGCCTCCTACTGGCAGCTCAGGGGAGAGCATGGACTCCGTCAGTGTGTCCTCCAGTGACTCCAGCAGCCCCTCAGACAGTGAAGGTCTCACGCCCACGACTCACACCTCGGACTCCCAGCAAAACAAG CTTTCAGAATCCTCCTCTTGTAATTCACTCCACTCCATGGACACCAGCTCGTCGACAGCCAGTGTCTCCATGACCCCggcctctccctccctgccgGGGCCCGCCTGCACCCACCGGCGCTCCCTCTCGCTCACGCCCCTGTCCCCCAGTTCCCCGAGCCAAACCCCAACGTATAACACCCAGGCCCAGGACGCCTGCATCATACGAGTCAGTCTGGAGCACGGCAACGGGAATCTCTACAAAAGCATCCTG TTGACCAATCAAGACAAGACCCGAGCCGTCATTTCCAGAGCGATGGCGAAGCACAACCTGGAGGTGGAGCCGGGGGAAGGATACGAGCTGGTACAAGTCATCTCTGAGGAGAGAG AGCTGGTGATCCCAGACAACGCCAACGTCTTTTACGCCATGAACACCTCAGCTAACTTCGACTTCCTGCTGCGGGTGCGGGGCACAGCGGGTCGGCCAGTCCAGCTGCGAAGCCGGTGCAGCTCCACGCTCCCGCGGACCCAGCACCGCTCCAGCCTCTCGCTTCGACTCAGCAAAGTCACGCTGTGA